The following are from one region of the Mercenaria mercenaria strain notata unplaced genomic scaffold, MADL_Memer_1 contig_2782, whole genome shotgun sequence genome:
- the LOC128552412 gene encoding coiled-coil domain-containing protein 158-like, translating into MKSWLKKDRQLSEQKDQLQQILSKLHATEDTTMGGTITSLETKNKNLEEEIEKNPDKHLDNKTTEIIHINRSLQGTSAINGTDADGTIASLRQKIEHLEEEARDHELQIKNLEELLTSERLATSEKYELVRREMKEKDDQLQEMRGELQQTFKLMHEKEAELGGIITSLQKDVTNIEKKVTQRDLKVKDLELKRRKDVHKSDKNQQLTNKLMKEKDDLLSAQRNKLQYITKTLEEKEVEMNETITSLKKKNQHLEAESADCHELHLKGTTKTLGHKNIESVNRKQAEKEILVLKVKLQNALTKLKDTETELDETKTRLSKAMGDRLTDNNPNIADLSDRNRPTKLAERYAELYDNQWTDAFDILVTYFHREGNAVEALLKILQVIIMHAKEGR; encoded by the exons ATGAAGAGCTGGCTAAAAAAAGATAGACAATTATCTGAACAAAAAGATCAACTGCAGCAGATTTTGAGCAAGCTGCATGCAACAGAGGATACTACAATGGGTGGAACTATCACGTCCCTTGAGACGAAAAACAAGAACCTcgaagaagaaatagaaaaaaatccagaTAAGCATTTGGACAATAAAACGACTGAAATAATTCATATTAACAGGTCACTTCAAGGAACATCTGCTATTAATGGAACTGACGCGGACGGAACTATTGCTTCTCTAAGACAGAAAATTGAGCATCTTGAAGAAGAGGCTCGTGACCATGAGTTACAGATTAAAAATCTAGAGGAATTGTTAACTTCTGAAAGGCTGGCCACAAGTGAGAAATATGAACTAGTAAGAcgagaaatgaaagaaaaagacgACCAGCTGCAGGAAATGAGAGGTGAACTCCAACAGACCTTTAAATTGATGCATGAAAAAGAAGCTGAATTAGGTGGAATTATTACTTCACTACAGAAAGATGTCACGAATATTGAAAAAAAGGTTACGCAACGTGATCTAAAAGTCAAAGATCTAGAGTTAAAAAGGCGTAAAGATGTGCAcaaaagtgacaaaaatcaaCAATTAACTAACAAATTGATGAAAGAGAAGGATGATCTGTTATCTGCCCAGAGAAATAAACTGCAATATATTACAAAAACTTTGGAAGAAAAAGAGGTTGAAATGAATGAAACCATCACTTCACTCAAGAAGAAAAATCAGCATCTTGAGGCTGAATCCGCCGACTGCCATGAACTACACCTAAAAGGAACGACGAAGACGTTGGGCCATAAGAATATTGAAAGCGTTAACAGAAAACAAGCGGAAAAAGAGATATTAGTACTGAAGGTCAAATTGCAAAATGCTTTGACAAAACTGAAAGACACAGAGACTGAGCTTGATGAAACTAAAACTAG aCTTAGTAAAGCTATGGGAGACAGGCTGACGGATAACAACCCAAATATAGCCGACCTCAGCGATAGAAATCGCCCTACAAAACTCGCTGAAAGATATGCTGAGTTGTATGATAATCAGTGGACAGACGCGTTTGACATTCTTGTAACCTACTTCCATAGAGAGGGAAATGCAGTAGAAGCTCTGCTAAAGATTCTGCAGGTCATTATTATGCATGCCAAAGAAGGCAGATAA